Sequence from the Catenuloplanes indicus genome:
ATCCTCGACGCCGGGCGCAGCCTGATCACGCTCGGGCTGGTCTAGGGTCCGTACCGGCCTGATCGGGTGAGCCCCGTTCCCGGCGGCGTACGCGATACGCTGCCGGACGGCTCCGTCCGCCCGAGGAGGAACGCGCATGTGCCGCAGCATCCACCCGTTGCACAACTTCGCACCGCCGGCCACCCCGGACGAGGTGCACGCCGCCGCACTGCAGTACGTACGGAAGATCGCCGGGACGACCAAGCCGTCCCAGGCGAACCAGGAGGTCTTCGACGCCGCGGTCGCCGCCGTCATGGCGGCGACCCAGGCGCTGCTGGACGGGCTGGTCACCGCCGCGCCGCCGAAGAACCGCGAGGAGGAGGCCGCGAAGGCCCGGGCCCGCGCGGAACGCCGCTACGCCTCCTGAACGCGGCCGGCGCGTTCCGCGGCCCGGCCG
This genomic interval carries:
- a CDS encoding DUF2277 domain-containing protein, giving the protein MCRSIHPLHNFAPPATPDEVHAAALQYVRKIAGTTKPSQANQEVFDAAVAAVMAATQALLDGLVTAAPPKNREEEAAKARARAERRYAS